A DNA window from Pseudomonas sp. B21-056 contains the following coding sequences:
- a CDS encoding AAA family ATPase, giving the protein MKILAIRLKNLASLAGPFDIDFTAEPLASAGLFAITGPTGAGKSTLLDALCLALFGAVPRLNNTGRDAKVPDADGEIATGDPRTLLRRGTGDGYAEVDFRGIDGRRYRARWEANRAREKAGGKLQASRQSLRDLDNDQLLASQKGEYKAQLEAALGLNFEQFTRAVLLAQSEFSAFLKADDNDRSELLEKLTDTALYTRLGRRAFDKAKQAKESHKQLQDQATGVTPLPPEARAELDARFNEAQQQLKTQQAQLKQLELQHAWLRDLRQLQDEHASAAEQLQLAQADWNALADERLKLTRLEQLAPQRHQFIRQAELTRLLAPLAVQVRQLGQQQVDLNEQQAELEKGLVAAQLALTSARQQNTDSAPLLRQAFEEQSTLARLIMEANQGTERQEQAQLACTDGQRTIDTLLEQQNQVAARLQRIASELEQSTHLAPLSDAWKAYRDRLQQLMLIGNRLNKGQAELAALEHSATRAAEELVTRRQELEVLYKEAGAEPEAVAEQIQLLGNLLQDNRKQQRAFEDLTRLWASQQELDKRGAELEQRQQQALQERDRLVREGGEAKAELAVAEQTLTVTRELLARQRLARSESVEQLRAQLQDDQPCPVCGSVEHPYHQPEALLQSLGRHDEHEEASARKTVDLLNEKVIDLRAQYSGVIAQLKELKQQQEQLTAQQQNLAPSLEAHPLAAQLLAHDTVKRDAWLTQQNSQLHQRIAQDEQRQAALLTLQQDAARLSQHLRNAETASQQASLHLSNQQQELDRDRQRLDEELSHFSALLPADTLQALRTEPAATFMQLDQQIAQRLEQLEQQRDELGEQLQRQQTLEKEQDRQQSRVQQLESAQQQLKVLTEQQQACQQKLSQLLGEHRSAEQWQQQLDQALEQARTAEAAANQQLHELRNSLVQLAAELKARQEQAQSLEAEHQALAAGIAHWRASHPELDDASLDALLNLDEQQVGQLRQQLLNSEKAIEQARVLLTEREQRLQNHQAQHNGNLSPEQLTDALAHLQQQFSTSEQRCAELRAEQAEDQRRQNANQALALQIEQAYAEYQRWARLDALIGSATGDRFRKLAQAYNLDLLVHHANVQLRQLVRRYRLKRGGSMLGLLVLDTEMGDELRSVHSLSGGETFLVSLALALGLASMASSTLRIESLFIDEGFGSLDPESLQLAMDALDGLQAQGRKVAVISHVQEMHERIPVQIRVQRQGNGLSTVEVK; this is encoded by the coding sequence ATGAAGATCCTCGCGATCCGCCTCAAGAACCTCGCCTCCCTGGCCGGTCCTTTCGACATCGACTTCACCGCCGAGCCTCTGGCCAGCGCCGGTCTGTTCGCCATCACCGGCCCCACCGGCGCCGGCAAAAGCACCTTGCTCGATGCCCTGTGCCTGGCGTTGTTCGGTGCCGTGCCGCGCCTCAACAACACCGGGCGCGATGCCAAGGTGCCGGACGCCGACGGCGAAATCGCCACCGGCGACCCACGCACGTTGTTGCGTCGTGGCACCGGCGATGGCTACGCCGAAGTGGATTTCCGCGGCATCGACGGGCGCCGTTATCGGGCCCGCTGGGAAGCCAATCGCGCCCGGGAAAAGGCCGGCGGCAAGCTGCAGGCCAGTCGCCAGAGCCTGCGGGACCTGGACAACGACCAACTGCTGGCGAGTCAGAAAGGTGAATACAAGGCTCAACTCGAAGCGGCCTTGGGCCTGAACTTCGAGCAGTTCACCCGCGCTGTGCTATTGGCCCAGAGCGAATTCAGCGCCTTTCTCAAGGCCGATGACAACGACCGCAGCGAGCTGCTGGAAAAACTCACCGACACCGCGCTGTACACCCGCCTTGGCCGCCGCGCATTCGACAAGGCCAAACAAGCCAAGGAAAGCCACAAGCAGTTGCAGGACCAGGCCACCGGCGTCACGCCGCTGCCTCCCGAGGCGCGGGCCGAGCTGGACGCGCGCTTCAACGAAGCCCAGCAACAGCTCAAGACCCAACAGGCGCAACTCAAGCAGCTAGAACTGCAACATGCCTGGCTCAGGGACCTGCGCCAGTTGCAGGACGAACACGCCAGCGCCGCCGAACAACTGCAGCTAGCCCAGGCCGATTGGAACGCCCTGGCGGACGAGCGCTTGAAACTCACCCGCCTGGAGCAACTCGCGCCCCAGCGCCATCAGTTCATCCGCCAGGCGGAACTGACCCGGCTCCTCGCACCTTTGGCGGTGCAGGTCCGGCAGCTCGGCCAGCAGCAGGTCGACCTGAACGAACAACAGGCGGAACTGGAAAAAGGCCTGGTCGCCGCCCAACTGGCACTGACCTCTGCCCGTCAGCAAAACACCGACAGCGCGCCATTGCTGCGCCAGGCCTTCGAAGAACAAAGCACCCTCGCCCGCCTGATCATGGAGGCCAATCAGGGCACCGAACGCCAGGAGCAGGCGCAACTGGCCTGCACCGACGGCCAGCGCACGATCGACACCCTGCTTGAGCAGCAAAACCAAGTGGCGGCACGCTTACAGCGCATCGCCAGCGAGCTTGAACAAAGCACCCACCTCGCGCCGCTGAGCGATGCCTGGAAGGCCTACCGTGATCGCCTCCAACAATTGATGCTGATCGGCAATCGGCTGAACAAGGGCCAGGCCGAACTCGCTGCACTGGAGCACAGCGCCACACGTGCCGCCGAGGAACTGGTGACCCGTCGGCAAGAACTGGAAGTGCTCTACAAGGAGGCTGGCGCCGAACCCGAAGCGGTGGCCGAACAGATCCAGTTGCTCGGCAATCTGTTGCAAGACAATCGCAAGCAACAACGGGCCTTCGAGGATCTGACGCGGTTGTGGGCCAGCCAGCAGGAGCTGGACAAACGCGGTGCCGAGCTTGAACAACGCCAGCAACAGGCATTGCAGGAGCGCGACCGACTGGTGCGCGAAGGCGGCGAAGCCAAGGCCGAACTGGCGGTTGCCGAACAGACCCTGACCGTGACCCGCGAACTGCTGGCGCGCCAACGGCTGGCCCGCAGCGAAAGCGTCGAGCAGTTGCGTGCGCAGCTCCAGGACGACCAGCCTTGCCCGGTGTGTGGCAGCGTCGAGCATCCGTATCACCAACCTGAAGCGCTGTTGCAAAGCCTCGGGCGCCACGATGAACACGAAGAGGCCAGCGCCCGCAAAACCGTCGACCTGCTCAATGAAAAAGTCATCGACCTGCGTGCGCAATACAGCGGCGTCATTGCCCAGCTCAAGGAGCTGAAACAGCAACAGGAACAACTCACCGCCCAGCAACAGAACCTCGCCCCCAGCCTGGAAGCCCATCCGCTGGCCGCGCAACTGCTGGCGCATGACACGGTCAAGCGCGACGCCTGGCTGACCCAGCAGAACAGCCAACTACACCAGCGCATCGCCCAGGACGAGCAGCGACAAGCCGCCCTGCTGACCCTACAACAGGATGCCGCCCGCCTGTCCCAACACCTACGCAACGCTGAAACGGCGAGCCAGCAGGCGTCACTGCACCTGAGCAATCAGCAGCAGGAACTGGACCGCGATCGCCAACGCCTGGACGAGGAACTGAGCCACTTCAGCGCCCTGTTGCCGGCAGACACCTTGCAAGCCCTGCGCACCGAGCCCGCCGCGACCTTCATGCAGCTCGACCAGCAGATTGCCCAACGCCTGGAGCAACTGGAACAGCAGCGCGATGAGCTCGGCGAACAGCTCCAGCGCCAGCAGACCCTGGAGAAGGAGCAGGATCGCCAGCAGAGCCGCGTCCAGCAACTGGAGTCGGCGCAACAGCAACTCAAGGTTCTGACCGAACAACAGCAGGCCTGCCAGCAAAAGCTCTCGCAACTGCTCGGCGAACACCGCAGCGCCGAACAGTGGCAACAACAACTCGACCAGGCCCTGGAACAGGCACGCACTGCCGAGGCGGCGGCCAATCAGCAATTGCACGAACTGCGCAACAGCCTGGTGCAACTGGCCGCCGAACTCAAAGCCCGCCAGGAACAGGCACAATCCCTGGAGGCCGAACACCAGGCACTGGCCGCCGGCATTGCGCATTGGCGCGCTTCCCACCCCGAACTGGACGACGCGTCCCTCGACGCCCTGCTCAATCTCGATGAGCAACAGGTCGGCCAGTTGCGCCAGCAATTGCTCAACAGTGAAAAAGCCATCGAACAGGCCCGCGTGCTGCTGACCGAACGGGAACAGCGGTTGCAGAATCATCAGGCCCAGCACAACGGCAACCTGTCGCCCGAACAACTGACCGACGCCCTCGCCCACTTGCAGCAGCAGTTTTCCACCAGCGAACAACGTTGCGCCGAGCTGCGTGCCGAACAGGCTGAAGACCAACGCCGACAGAACGCCAACCAGGCCCTGGCCCTGCAAATCGAGCAGGCCTATGCCGAGTACCAACGCTGGGCCCGGCTGGATGCGCTGATCGGCTCGGCCACCGGCGACCGCTTCCGCAAACTGGCCCAGGCCTACAATCTCGATTTGCTGGTGCACCACGCCAACGTCCAGCTGCGGCAACTGGTGCGCCGCTACCGGCTCAAGCGCGGCGGCAGCATGCTCGGGCTGTTGGTGCTGGATACGGAAATGGGCGATGAATTGCGTTCGGTGCATTCATTGTCGGGGGGTGAAACCTTTCTGGTCTCTCTCGCCCTGGCACTGGGCCTGGCCTCGATGGCGTCCAGCACGCTGAGAATCGAGTCGCTGTTCATCGACGAAGGCTTCGGCAGCCTCGACCCCGAGTCCCTGCAACTGGCGATGGACGCCCTCGACGGCTTGCAGGCCCAAGGCCGCAAGGTGGCGGTGATTTCCCATGTGCAGGAAATGCACGAACGGATCCCAGTGCAGATCCGGGTGCAGCGTCAGGGGAATGGGTTGAGTACGGTGGAGGTGAAATAA
- a CDS encoding lactonase family protein, whose protein sequence is MKMRSLWPLLMAGSVGAMGMQANADEHYPLLVGSYTAGQSQGVYRLQFDSRTGQLDAKPLQVIKTDNPSWLTLSPDMSRLFVVNENGPGQKDPVGKVSSYAIDPATHALSLINQVQSLGNEPTHSSLSGDGRHLLVSNYSVLEDPGGTLAVLPVGADGKLSPVVQLSSHQPSRVNPERQMSAHVHSAVSSPDGKYVFANDLGADKVFVYHYDPKANPEQPLTAADPAFVQLPPGSGPRHLLFSADGKHAWLTLEMTAQVAVFDYQDGRLVQRQLVDLAAGKPQPARAAAALHASKDGKFLYVSNRGTSNEVLVFAIDPAAGTLKELQRRSVEGDHPREFSLDPSGKFLLVANQKSNQIVVFERDPKTGLLGKTVQKLPMDAPSDVKFIQPR, encoded by the coding sequence ATGAAGATGCGTAGCCTCTGGCCACTGTTGATGGCCGGCAGCGTGGGGGCCATGGGCATGCAGGCCAACGCCGATGAGCATTACCCATTGCTGGTGGGCTCCTACACGGCGGGCCAGAGCCAAGGTGTCTACCGGCTGCAGTTCGACAGCCGCACCGGCCAGCTCGATGCCAAGCCGTTGCAGGTGATCAAGACAGACAACCCTTCATGGCTGACCCTTTCCCCGGACATGAGCCGCCTGTTCGTGGTCAACGAGAACGGACCCGGGCAGAAGGATCCGGTGGGCAAGGTCAGCAGTTATGCCATCGACCCTGCCACCCACGCTCTGAGCCTGATCAATCAGGTGCAGTCCCTGGGCAATGAGCCGACCCATTCCAGCCTCAGCGGCGATGGCCGGCATCTGCTGGTCAGCAACTATTCGGTGCTGGAAGATCCGGGCGGTACGCTTGCGGTTCTGCCCGTAGGGGCCGATGGCAAGCTGTCGCCTGTCGTGCAGTTGAGCAGTCACCAGCCGAGCCGGGTCAACCCCGAGCGGCAGATGTCGGCCCACGTGCATTCGGCGGTGTCTTCGCCCGACGGCAAATATGTGTTCGCCAACGACTTGGGGGCGGACAAGGTGTTCGTCTACCACTACGATCCCAAGGCCAATCCCGAGCAGCCGCTGACCGCCGCCGATCCGGCATTCGTGCAATTGCCGCCCGGTAGCGGGCCACGCCATCTGCTGTTCAGCGCCGATGGCAAGCACGCCTGGCTGACCCTGGAAATGACCGCGCAGGTCGCGGTGTTCGATTACCAGGACGGTCGCCTGGTCCAGCGCCAACTGGTTGACCTGGCAGCCGGCAAGCCGCAGCCGGCGCGGGCGGCGGCAGCATTGCACGCCTCGAAGGATGGCAAGTTCCTGTACGTCAGCAACCGTGGCACCAGCAACGAAGTGCTGGTATTTGCCATCGACCCGGCTGCCGGCACCCTGAAAGAACTGCAACGCCGCTCTGTGGAGGGCGACCACCCGCGTGAGTTCAGCCTCGATCCGAGCGGGAAATTCCTGCTGGTTGCCAACCAGAAGAGCAATCAGATCGTGGTGTTCGAACGCGATCCAAAGACCGGCCTGCTGGGTAAAACGGTGCAGAAGTTGCCGATGGATGCACCGAGCGACGTCAAGTTCATCCAGCCTCGATAG
- a CDS encoding TolC family outer membrane protein translates to MTDRRLYRSGMLLSLCTSWVVISPAWAAEGGLSLTDAYDASRLNDPTLQSATHAFDASRNEEDIGRGGLYPQVSLTSRYGYGGRTDGGDDRSYVNSNDYQANSVTLAAQQPLYDKARWAAFQEGKARGQLGIQMFDVAGQTLYDRVAKGYFDVARAENEIKLIAQQKAAINGLVIQSKKLYQGGQGAITDIDEAQARLDLVEAQEAEAQARRVAALRALSGRASVPIDDIQPMREELPPGSPIPPEQDLGYWTAIARDASPELAARLAAVKVAEAQADSQRAGHYPSLSLTTQLTRRETRQYQELDPRQDTYYVGVQLDIPLYRGGVVRASVAKAEAQLAGAQSDYDVQRQQLAENIETDYLGVVAGFAKSKAMQRAVESNQRALTSTEKGFQGGVRSTVDILDAQQRVFQARRDLLNTKLDMLQSYVSLHTHTGQMNRAVLEQVQGLF, encoded by the coding sequence ATGACTGACCGTCGGCTTTATCGCTCCGGCATGCTGTTGAGCCTGTGCACCAGTTGGGTGGTGATCAGCCCCGCGTGGGCCGCCGAAGGGGGCCTGAGCCTGACCGATGCCTACGATGCCTCACGCCTGAATGACCCGACCCTGCAATCGGCCACCCATGCCTTCGATGCTTCCCGGAACGAAGAGGACATCGGTCGTGGCGGTCTTTATCCGCAGGTATCCTTGACGTCGCGCTACGGTTACGGCGGACGCACCGATGGCGGCGACGACAGAAGCTACGTCAACAGCAACGACTACCAGGCGAACAGCGTTACCCTCGCGGCGCAACAACCGCTCTATGACAAGGCGCGCTGGGCGGCTTTTCAAGAGGGCAAGGCTCGCGGGCAACTGGGCATCCAGATGTTCGATGTCGCCGGCCAGACCTTGTACGACCGGGTTGCCAAAGGGTATTTCGATGTGGCCCGGGCGGAGAATGAAATCAAGTTGATCGCCCAGCAGAAGGCCGCCATCAATGGCTTGGTCATCCAGAGCAAAAAGCTTTACCAGGGCGGCCAGGGCGCGATCACCGACATCGACGAGGCCCAGGCACGGCTCGATCTGGTCGAGGCCCAGGAGGCCGAAGCCCAGGCCCGTCGGGTGGCGGCGTTGCGAGCGTTGTCCGGCCGGGCCAGCGTGCCCATCGACGATATCCAGCCGATGCGCGAGGAACTGCCCCCCGGCAGCCCGATTCCGCCGGAGCAGGACCTGGGTTACTGGACGGCCATCGCCCGTGACGCCAGCCCCGAGCTGGCGGCCCGGCTGGCGGCGGTGAAAGTGGCCGAGGCCCAGGCCGACAGCCAGCGCGCCGGGCACTATCCGAGCTTGTCGCTGACCACTCAGTTGACCCGCCGCGAAACCCGTCAGTATCAGGAGCTCGATCCGCGCCAGGACACTTATTACGTGGGCGTGCAGCTGGATATCCCGTTGTATCGCGGCGGCGTGGTGCGTGCCTCGGTGGCCAAGGCCGAAGCGCAACTGGCCGGTGCCCAGTCGGACTATGACGTGCAGCGCCAACAGTTGGCCGAGAACATCGAGACCGATTACCTGGGGGTGGTGGCCGGGTTCGCCAAGAGCAAGGCCATGCAACGCGCGGTGGAGTCCAACCAGCGGGCGCTGACCTCGACGGAAAAAGGCTTCCAGGGCGGCGTGCGCTCCACCGTGGACATCCTCGACGCTCAGCAACGGGTATTCCAGGCTCGTCGAGACCTGCTCAACACCAAGCTCGACATGTTGCAAAGCTATGTCAGCCTGCACACCCACACCGGCCAGATGAACCGTGCGGTGTTGGAACAGGTGCAGGGGTTGTTCTGA
- a CDS encoding DUF5629 family protein, whose amino-acid sequence MTAVTDTLLYALDTCDMLIIDGLHAFDFSLDEQDQLHVECMNGRTLAHWRFTPAQMQAATFDPATRHWIISSDSGDHHLECVEAVSGHDDEDDEHEDA is encoded by the coding sequence ATGACTGCCGTAACCGACACCCTGCTGTACGCCCTCGACACCTGCGACATGCTGATCATCGACGGGCTGCACGCCTTCGATTTTTCCCTCGACGAACAGGACCAGTTGCATGTCGAGTGCATGAACGGCCGCACACTCGCGCATTGGCGCTTCACGCCTGCGCAGATGCAGGCCGCGACGTTCGACCCGGCTACCAGACACTGGATCATTTCCAGCGATTCGGGCGACCACCACCTGGAGTGCGTGGAAGCGGTCAGCGGCCACGACGATGAGGATGATGAACATGAAGATGCGTAG